From Drosophila yakuba strain Tai18E2 chromosome 2L, Prin_Dyak_Tai18E2_2.1, whole genome shotgun sequence, one genomic window encodes:
- the LOC6527479 gene encoding uncharacterized protein LOC6527479 isoform X1, translating into MATSTLQSPSPSPSTASVSAKNPQLKRVVYSKYRELLGSYNDKANAIIDTLPAYMVRQDRGFQFSSDLPVNAADANRNGLESSYGQRGGGGSGNGGYEAPACVQNAMMTKDKKPFTYTPGGIDLSQIRSERMAKRLARNAQSEGANGAAQQNRPAQPQSPGGAASAIGAAAMGMPFQVLPPPPPPPQPQSGKNGTQGASAAPPPPPPQQPSTLAPPTGRLSAPGSPATARKSPTPQRFEPPPLGFRPEIKIPPNPMAALRKVAPPVEKNTFWKDEYIKDRSKSPLPEVATGANGGFSSAQTSDAVDGPRPSAASVESSYSPYTPTQQVPPVAKSPPVQYQQPTPPATPPQQQQQLQQQLQQPEQQSATRSEFRSVPMPTSPAVNVYTRQTDSPRSPFEPQQQQQQQQQQQQQQPQRSTESPFRFAQQQQQLQQSPQQRPPTAISPLAQVQQQQQQQLQQQQQQLQQLQQQQFQQQQLQQQQQQQQLQQQQQQLQQQQQQQQLQQQQAAQSVPWRTQRAQPGAQQQQESHPQPIYNNVQQQQRSRDVFSPARNETPAANTFNLQQQQQNFGTQQNQFGGAAKPTNVGSLYIAPLAQPTEPQAQRILLQQQQQSSARDSPMRQLPQQQQPQNNQPMRWLSSQPASKEQAPWARPEENGNVLPSTLRQTTPAPQPQVVPQSQPQQQTSFYQPQLVQGNGYGPTPITAAPISLQNFGSNPQPGGLRLQINLNTNGNSSNNTNQSAPRERIIPITLEQTPTYAAAQPNFGAPAGHIIRSANQFVDQGYQNYPPQAQRVLSPSQPLSASNNTNGNANATRLIPIAIEGGRGGPVSQSPVLLQNGNYNLYVHQCPLEAEILYRKNRLSDPRSPPIQSKSFRILQKITDTVDDGSGNGDLRQDLQQTPQEAELQRPQFARQMSAQQARNSPTIEQMRRLQIGQDQPNNNQQSGTPLTWSPQGNGVSAQNRFTQQRYDTPQQQQQQYVPPSEQQAPEPKKYTGSAIPSRSFKILQAMTTPENADHKIHTELDSDLENVELNESPNNNNNNNSNNGSTENNNNHNKINSKTNKRHSYTSSTYTTTPSSSSCTEPTTHSSNSSLSSDSSCPPQPPRSQSVPPQYPYAFGYPYPWYMPPPPPVNGEGAPWPYPYSYPPPPPPQSMDGKQAEGFPPYPYYYPYYPPPMPPYGQQPGEVQMPPGYPQFHAMPPYGHPYPYPVAPSYSQSSTEESRASSVLPDIIITPSTDDIPSQVIMKHHIRVEPREPPKRAHSVEIEEVVSKPKARNICTNNHEVIDVLSQRLANINKIASGNTQANLSKQLQKNYAGEQAKELGERSPSENASNSDSQSEEESSDDEEDTPKLGARPAPLQSIKSVTNVQVYKGKTLEQHLDSESSDDEEDVTTADEMYDEEEQIEEEQEGLVEEMEDDYIVEEDLSVIYEEESELERSSEYAKTVIRKDDSRSTLVDDIEKEIEDNDDDDDEDDESNSVTVRLPLRFSFSRSSNDENIATVEVGKTTQIEEKQPNIVSSFSVAKVESDDEDDDCEVSVTISLSNSSRSNSVEKVAQPYRPSNAYPVEDISTPIKTSEEDVSTSFSLGMRNKFMGETTANDVTNNISRDQAKPKNDVTEVDSSPKEEFDFFATLMATKMQAQKMMEQSKNFWKTPDSKLVETEAEKPKLRPKENIPEAKPPRPISGDMSKTPASLEAAKNSFWSTFATTSKETEPKEQEDAAEEVDFWASIEKKDTSDKEEKQWTKKKKTVTYTPLQKEAVTRVEHWTTTFRAQLESLPMPQKAEVHFVVEEKQKEIEQPQEETQGEETDFWGLVNQDKMENTVSATWERKEYNSEPPQRVTEQPKQPDEDVDFWANIETSGTYEDEEKPNDITYEPTKYPAEPREVDTDEEIDFWAEIEARRNPAEDDDEDVTFHRSATFWARKERQNSIEETPYKPVEIKAFRAKLPDEAAVEIDVWATLEAARGHEPEIVDPAVEEEKVLAEQFEELEHESSEEEEDDTEEEKELEQKPREEVQESNLSHMDTMSLASMHEPATVYTWAQPPQEADDNEDETDFWADMEKERSKKEQFEEAEQKRHNYRQAMAFFNTSIDGQQSPPQKNASPNRSSVILEVEEPQEVDLGPPGEYQLVGEDGVIVEEHKPAITESEEEERGAATPTNMEPQLPEVYVEPEPEVKRLVNGLPDLAVEKFSETPKISVRDRISAFEVIPSATSDGTKGLPKQSLSVDSAYGKGTLSRNSSTQRSESEIEEDDSGVTDMNRHLSETDTESESFPELRKMTSYQRAATHSRLFKLLQDENDVPEAGVQTADEFQLKPSRRKIVHNVSITRRQNPGALNDAETMTQRRERLSLPLRKNTSIDADNPSTPNSPASPIMGPSTKNQRVVSDKLVNELVQSLLLKSDSSHLRNLPMERLQAAAKQALVEEMDSAQENSSLDSTPAPTPKHDKEYSDYYNSWCEASGSGDDVLPSKSFRALQDPRRSPWTVRCPRVLSSKTINRDLARVTESPEIANGRGSKSPECFRQNSHSQSRERSVSSWRRV; encoded by the exons ATGGCCACCTCAACGCTGCAATCTCCGTCGCCGTCGCCATCAACCGCCTCCGTCTCGGCCAAGAATCCACAGCTGAAGCGCGTTGTCTACTCCAAGTACCGGGAACTACTTGGTTCTTATAATGATAAGGCCAATGCCATCATCGACACTCTGCCCGCATATATGGTTCGTCAGGATCGCGgatttcagttcagttcggaTCTCCCCGTGAATGCCGCGGATGCCAATCGGAATGGCCTGGAATCGTC GTATGGACAGCGCGGAGGAGGCGGATCCGGAAACGGAGGCTACGAGGCGCCCGCATGCGTGCAGAACGCGATGATGACAAAAGACAAGAAGCCCTTCACCTACACGCCCGGCGGCATCGATCTCTCCCAGATCCGCTCGGAGCGGATGGCCAAGCGGTTGGCGCGCAATGCCCAATCGGAAGGAGCCAACGGAGCCGCCCAGCAGAACAGACCCGCCCAGCCACAGTCGCCAGGTGGTGCAGCCAGTGCGATCGGAGCCGCTGCCATGGGCATGCCGTTCCAGGtgctgccaccgccaccaccaccgccgcaaCCACAGTCGGGTAAGAATGGCACCCAAGGTGCTAGCGCCgcacccccaccaccacccccacaACAACCCAGCACATTAGCGCCACCCACTGGCCGTCTGAGTGCACCCGGTTCTCCGGCAACGGCGCGCAAATCGCCAACTCCACAGCGTTTTGAGCCGCCGCCACTGGGATTCCGGCCGGAGATCAAGATACCGCCCAATCCCATGGCTGCGCTCCGCAAGGTGGCGCCGCCCGTGGAGAAGAACACGTTCTGGAAGGACGAGTACATTAAGGATCGCTCCAAGAGTCCCCTGCCCGAGGTGGCAACTGGCGCGAATGGAGGATTTAGCAGCGCACAGACATCCGATGCAGTTGATG GCCCAAGACCATCTGCAGCTAGCGTTGAAAGCAGCTATAGTCCTTACACACCGACGCAGCAAGTGCCGCCCGTGGCCAAGAGTCCACCGGTGCAATATCAACAGCCAACGCCGCCGGCAACACcgccgcaacagcagcagcagctgcagcagcaactgcaacagccgGAGCAGCAATCTGCAACACGTTCGGAGTTCCGCAGTGTGCCCATGCCAACATCGCCAGCGGTGAACGTCTACACACGTCAGACGGACAGTCCGAGATCGCCTTTcgagccacagcagcagcagcaacagcagcagcagcaacagcagcagcagccacagcgATCCACTGAGAGCCCCTTCCGgtttgcacagcagcaacagcaactgcaacagtcTCCGCAACAACGTCCACCAACAGCGATTTCGCCGCTGGCtcaggtgcagcagcaacagcaacagcagctgcaacagcagcagcaacagctccagcagctgcagcaacagcagttccagcagcaacaactgcagcagcaacaacagcagcaacaattgcagcagcagcagcaacaattgcagcagcagcaacagcagcaacaattgcagcagcaacaggcagCTCAATCAGTACCATGGCGCACTCAACGCGCTCAGCCTGGagcacaacagcaacaggagtCGCATCCACAACCCATCTACAACAATgttcagcagcaacaaagatCTCGCGATGTCTTCAGTCCGGCAAGGAATGAAACACCGGCAGCAAACACGTTCAATttacagcagcaacagcagaacTTTGGCACTCAGCAAAACCAATTTGGCGGAGCAGCAAAGCCG ACCAACGTTGGATCGCTTTACATAGCTCCATTGGCCCAGCCCACTGAACCGCAGGCCCAACGAATCCttttgcaacagcagcagcagtcatCTGCTCGGGATTCTCCGATGCGCCAActtccacagcagcagcagccacagaaCAACCAACCCATGCGTTGGCTCAGCTCACAGCCGGCTAGCAAGGAGCAGGCTCCATGGGCTCGTCCCGAGGAGAATGGCAACGTGCTGCCCTCCACCTTGCGTCAGACCACCCCGGCACCGCAGCCCCAAGTCGTACCTCAAtcgcagccacagcagcagacGTCCTTCTACCAGCCGCAGTTGGTCCAAGGTAATGGCTATGGACCAACGCCGATTACTGCCGCTCCCATCAGTCTGCAGAACTTCGGATCAAATCCACAGCCTGGAGGACTGCGTTTGCAGATCAACTTAAACAccaatggcaacagcagcaataacaCAAATCAAAGTGCTCCGCGG gagcgtaTCATACCGATAACTCTTGAGCAGACGCCCACGTATGCCGCAGCCCAGCCCAACTTTGGTG CGCCTGCAGGTCACATAATACGCTCAGCTAATCAATTTGTCGATCAAGGTTACCAGAACTACCCACCTCAAGCCCAGCGAGTCCTGTCGCCCAGTCAGCCATTAAGTGCGAGTAACAACACCAATGGGAATGCGAATGCCACCCGGCTAATCCCGATAGCCATCGAGGGAGGACGCGGTGGTCCAGTTTCCCAGTCGccagtgctgctgcaaaa TGgcaattacaatttatatgTGCACCAGTGTCCGCTCGAGGCGGAGATCCTCTACAGAAAGAATCGTCTCAG CGATCCACGCTCACCGCCCATCCAATCAAAATCGTTTAGAATTTTGCAAAAGATAACCGACACCGTGGACGACGGCAGCGGGAATGGCGATTTGCGGCAGGATCTGCAGCAGACGCCCCAGGAGGCGGAGCTGCAGCGGCCGCAGTTCGCCCGCCAGATGAGCGCCCAGCAGGCCAGGAATAGTCCAACCATCGAGCAGATGCGACGCCTGCAAATCGGACAGGATCAGCCGAATAACAATCAGCAGTCGGGTACGCCACTTACTTGGTCCCCGCAAG GTAACGGCGTGTCAGCTCAAAATCGATTTACGCAACAACGATATG ATACcccccaacaacaacaacagcaatatgTGCCGCCAAGTGAACAGCAAGCTCCGGAACCCAAAAAATACACAGGCAGCGCTATACCCAGTCGATCATTCAAAATTCTACAGGCAATGACAACACCTGAAAATGCCG ACCATAAAATTCACACCGAGCTGGACTCGGATTTGGAAAATGTTGAACTGAACGAATCcccaaacaataataataataataacagtaACAACGGAAGtactgaaaataataataatcataataagATTAACAGTAAAACCAATAAACGTCATAGCTACACATCATCCACATACACAACCACACCCTCATCATCATCCTGCACAGAACCCACCACACATTCATCAAACTCATCTCTTAGTTCGGATAGCTCTTGTCCCCCACAGCCACCCCGATCGCAATCGGTTCCACCCCAGTATCCCTATGCCTTCGGGTATCCGTATCCGTGGTACAtgcctccacctccaccagTCAATGGTGAGGGAGCTCCATGGCCATATCCCTATTCATATCCACCGCCACCCCCACCACAATCGATGGATGGCAAGCAGGCAGAAGGATTTCCACCATATCCCTATTACTACCCATATTATCCGCCTCCCATGCCGCCCTATGGACAACAACCTGGGGAAGTTCAAATGCCCCCCGGCTATCCTCAGTTTCATGCCATGCCACCCTATGGTCACCCGTATCCCTACCCAGTGGCTCCCAGTTACAGCCAGAGTTCCACAGAAGAGAGCAGAGCCAGCAGTGTTCTACCGGATATAATCATCACTCCCAGTACCGATGATATACCCTCGCAGGTCATTATGAAGCATCACATCCGAGTGGAGCCACGAGAGCCACCAAAACGGGCGCACTCTGTGGAGATAGAGGAGGTGGTCAGCAAACCGAAGGCCCGAAATATTTGCACCAACAATCACGAGGTCATCGATGTGCTGAGCCAACGTCTGGccaatatcaacaaaattGCCAGTGGGAACACCCAGGCCAATCTCTCCAAGCAGCTGCAGAAGAACTATGCAGGTGAGCAAGCCAAGGAGCTGGGCGAAAGATCCCCCAGCGAAAATGCCTCCAACTCGGATAGCCAGTCGGAGGAAGAGAGCAGTGATGACGAAGAGGATACCCCTAAGCTGGGAGCTCGTCCCGCTCCCTTGCAGTCCATTAAGTCAGTGACAAATGTGCAGGTGTACAAAGGTAAAACACTGGAACAGCATTTGGACTCCGAGAGCAGCGATGATGAAGAAGATGTGACTACTGCGGATGAAATGTACGATGAGGAGGAACAGatcgaggaggagcaagaGGGATTGGTCGAGGAAATGGAAGACGATTACATCGTGGAGGAGGACCTAAGCGTTATATACGAGGAAGAGAGCGAACTGGAACGCAGCAGTGAATATGCCAAGACAGTAATTCGAAAGGATGACTCCCGATCCACTTTAGTTGATGATATTGAAAAGGAAATCGaagataatgatgatgatgacgacgaggatgaTGAGTCCAACTCGGTAACAGTACGTTTGCCACTTCGCTTCTCCTTCAGTCGCAGCTCTAACGATGAAAACATTGCCACTGTAGAAGTCGGTAAGACAACACAGATCGAAGAAAAACAACCCAACATTGTAAGCTCGTTCAGTGTGGCCAAGGTCGAAAgtgatgatgaggatgatgacTGTGAAGTCAGTGTGACCATCAGTTTGTCAAACTCTTCGCGCTCAAATTCAGTGGAGAAGGTTGCTCAACCCTATCGGCCCTCCAATGCATATCCAGTGGAGGATATAAGTACACCCATCAAAACTAGTGAAGAAGACGTCTCCACCTCGTTCTCACTGGGTATGCGCAACAAATTTATGGGAGAAACAACTGCCAATGATGTAACTAATAATATATCCCGGGATCAAGCGAAACCAAAGAACGATGTTACGGAAGTTGATAGCTCCCCGAAAGAAGAATTCGACTTCTTTGCCACTTTGATGGCCACCAAAATGCAGGCTCAGAAAATGATGGAGCAGTCTAAGAACTTTTGGAAAACTCCTGACTCTAAGCTAGTAGAAACGGAAGCTGAGAAACCAAAACTTCGACCCAAGGAGAATATTCCTGAGGCAAAACCACCAAGACCCATTTCTGGTGATATGTCCAAGACTCCGGCTTCGCTGGAGGCAGCCAAGAATAGCTTCTGGTCCACCTTTGCTACGACATCAAAGGAAACCGAGCCCAAAGAGCAAGAAGATGCAGCTGAGGAAGTCGACTTCTGGGCAAGCATAGAAAAAAAGGATACCTCTGATAAGGAAGAAAAACAGTGGACCAAGAAAAAGAAGACCGTAACCTATACCCCTTTGCAAAAAGAGGCAGTGACTAGGGTGGAGCACTGGACAACAACATTTAGGGCTCAATTGGAATCGTTACCAATGCCCCAAAAAGCCGAGGTGCATTTTGTAGTTgaggaaaagcaaaaagaaattGAACAACCGCAAGAGGAGACTCAGGGAGAAGAAACGGATTTCTGGGGATTAGTAAATCAAGATAAGATGGAAAACACAGTCAGTGCAACCTGGGAACGTAAAGAATACAATTCAGAACCTCCTCAGAGAGTGACAGAACAACCCAAGCAACCAGATGAGGACGTTGACTTCTGGGCCAACATTGAAACATCTGGTACTTACGAAGATGAAGAAAAGCCCAATGACATCACCTATGAACCCACAAAGTATCCTGCAGAGCCCCGCGAGGTGGATACTGATGAGGAGATTGACTTCTGGGCCGAGATCGAAGCCAGACGCAACCCAGCAGAAGATGACGACGAAGATGTCACTTTCCATAGGTCAGCAACTTTCTGGGCTCGCAAAGAACGACAAAATTCTATAGAGGAAACCCCTTACAAACCGGTGGAAATCAAAGCCTTCAGAGCAAAGTTACCCGATGAAGCAGCGGTAGAAATTGATGTATGGGCAACCCTAGAAGCAGCCAGAGGCCACGAGCCCGAAATTGTTGATCCCGCGGTGGAAGAGGAAAAGGTTCTTGCCGAGCAATTCGAGGAACTTGAACACGAGAGCtcagaggaggaggaggacgataCGGAGGAAGAAaaggagctggagcagaaACCTCGGGAAGAAGTCCAGGAAAGCAATCTTAGCCATATGGACACCATGTCCCTGGCCTCGATGCATGAGCCAGCTACAGTTTATACATGGGCCCAACCACCACAGGAAGCTGATGATAATGAGGATGAAACCGATTTCTGGGCGGACATGGAAAAGGAACGATCCAAAAAAGAACAGTTCGAGGAAGCTGAACAGAAACGGCACAACTACCGACAGGCCATGGCCTTCTTCAACACCTCGATCGATGGTCAGCAGTCGCCTCCGCAAAAAAATGCCAGTCCCAATCGCAGCAGTGTTATCCTGGAAGTCGAAGAGCCACAAGAAGTGGACCTGGGACCACCCGGTGAGTACCAGTTAGTAGGCGAGGATGGCGTCATCGTAGAGGAACATAAGCCAGCGATAACCGAATCCGAGGAAGAGGAGCGAGGTGCTGCAACTCCAACCAATATGGAGCCCCAACTACCAGAGGTCTATGTGGAGCCCGAGCCGGAAGTGAAGCGCCTTGTTAACGGACTTCCTGATCTTGCCGTGGAGAAGTTTAGCGAAACACCCAAGATATCGGTGCGTGACAGGATCAGTGCCTTTGAGGTTATTCCGTCGGCAACAAGCGATGGCACTAAGGGATTACCAAAGCAATCCCTATCAGTGGATAGTGCCTATGGTAAGGGAACCCTCTCGCGAAACAGCAGCACTCAGCGTTCCGAATCGGAGATCGAGGAGGACGACTCCGGTGTAACAGACATGAATCGTCATCTGTCTGAGACGGACACAGAGTCCGAGAGTTTTCCGGAGCTGCGCAAGATGACCAGCTACCAGCGGGCAGCCACACATTCCAGGCTCTTTAAGCTGTTGCAGGACGAAAATGATGTTCCAGAAGCGGGAGTTCAAACCGCCGATGAATTTCAGCTTAAGCCCAGTCGCAGGAAGATTGTCCACAATGTGTCCATTACCAGGCGCCAAAATCCAGGAGCTCTGAATGACGCGGAGACCATGACGCAGCGCAGAGAACGACTTTCGCTGCCGCTTCGTAAGAATACGAGCATTGATGCGGACAATCCCTCGACGCCAAATAGTCCTGCCTCCCCCATTATGGGGCCGTCGACCAAGAACCAACGCGTGGTTAGCGATAAGTTGGTAAATGAATTGGTCCAGAGCCTGCTCCTCAAGAGCGACAGTTCGCATTTGAGAAATCTGCCCATGGAACGCCTTCAGGCGGCCGCCAAACAAGCCCTCGTGGAGGAGATGGACTCGGCACAGGAGAACAGTTCGCTGGACAGCACGCCGGCTCCCACGCCCAAGCATGATAAGGAGTATTCCGACTACTACAACAGCTGGTGCGAGGCCAGTGGCAGTGGCGACGATGTGTTGCCCTCCAAAAGCTTCCGTGCTCTGCAAGATCCACGACGCAGTCCTTGGACGGTGCGGTGTCCGCGAGTTCTCAGCTCCAAGACGATAAACCGGGACTTAGCCCGGGTTACAGAGTCACCGGAAATAGCCAATGGACGGGGCAGCAAAAGTCCCGAATGCTTTCGTCAGAACTCACACTCTCAGTCTCGGGAACGATCCGTAAGCAGTTGGCGAAGAGTTTAA